In Bacteroidota bacterium, a single genomic region encodes these proteins:
- a CDS encoding type IX secretion system membrane protein PorP/SprF, with amino-acid sequence MNYFIANAQYQPQFTQYMYNELILNPAYAGARECLSSTLLYRNQWTGIEGAPVTETFSIHAPIANQKMGLGLSIVNDKITVMHNTGVFANYAYRMPLSKGKLSFGLQVGAINHYEKLSELSPGQSNDPQFATSTPKLLLPNAGFGVFYYTQKFYAGLSIPKLILNTVSASETKKVTNKASAKDWNLHLTAGYVAKLSETIQLKPTVMLKKSGGAPFELDISLNALFNELVWLGAAYRTGDAVSVFAGIQITKQMRFGYAYDYTTTQLKKYNGGSHEITLGYDFSFDKTKIVTPRFF; translated from the coding sequence ATGAACTATTTTATAGCAAACGCTCAATACCAGCCACAGTTTACACAATACATGTATAATGAGCTGATTTTGAACCCTGCCTATGCTGGCGCACGTGAGTGCCTTTCTTCCACATTACTTTATCGAAATCAGTGGACTGGAATCGAAGGCGCTCCGGTTACGGAAACCTTTTCCATTCATGCACCTATTGCAAATCAAAAAATGGGGCTTGGATTATCCATTGTAAACGATAAAATTACAGTAATGCACAATACCGGTGTGTTCGCAAACTATGCTTATCGCATGCCATTAAGTAAAGGAAAACTATCATTTGGATTGCAAGTAGGAGCTATAAATCATTATGAAAAATTAAGCGAATTAAGCCCTGGGCAAAGTAACGATCCACAATTTGCTACTAGCACTCCCAAACTTTTGTTACCCAATGCAGGATTTGGAGTTTTTTATTACACTCAAAAATTCTATGCAGGCCTATCCATTCCTAAATTAATTTTAAATACAGTAAGTGCCTCCGAAACAAAAAAAGTAACCAACAAAGCATCCGCTAAAGACTGGAATTTGCACCTCACCGCCGGATACGTAGCTAAGCTGAGTGAAACCATTCAACTTAAACCTACCGTTATGCTTAAAAAATCAGGGGGGGCGCCATTTGAACTCGACATAAGTTTAAATGCTCTATTTAATGAGTTGGTTTGGCTGGGTGCTGCCTATAGAACCGGAGATGCCGTTTCGGTATTTGCAGGAATTCAAATTACCAAACAAATGCGCTTTGGATATGCCTACGATTATACAACAACACAATTGAAAAAATACAACGGCGGCTCGCATGAAATTACATTGGGCTATGATTTTTCTTTTGATAAAACAAAAATTGTAACACCCCGCTTTTTTTAA